GAGCTGAAAGGGGCAGCCAGAGACCCCAGGAGAGAGTGGTGACTGGTCTTCGCCCTTGACTTATCCCATGACATTGGGAGTGGCACCACCCCCTCTGAGCCTCTCCCCCTGTGAACCTAAGGTTCAAACCACCAGGCCAGAAGGCCGGGCGGGCGGAGACTACAGTGATGGAGTGGGGGTTGGGGCCAGGCTTGGGGGGGGTCACCCTGGTACTTGGCTCCAGGAACCTCCAGTGCATTTTCATGATCGACCTGGAGTTTAAGGGCAGAGCCCCGTGGCTGCCCTGGAAGTCTTCTCAGGACAGGAGCCCCCTCTATTTTGCGAATGAGTAAAAGAGGCACAGGAAGGTGAGGCGGTGGCTTGTCTCCGGCCACGTGGCTTGACCATGCTGGCATTGGAGCCCAGGCTGCAGGCTAGATGCTCCTGTCTCGCTGCCCCGCTGCTGctccctctctcacacacacacacagacagagaaCCTAGTACACGACCAGGCGTTGCTGGGCTGGCGTGGCGGTGATGGGGCCTGTGTGCGTAATGGGGCGCGTGTTGGCGGGTGTGAAGGAGGCTGGGCTGAGCGGCAGCCCTGGCACAGCGCGCTGGGCGTGGGCCTCCCTCACATGTAtggaagaggaagagggggaggaagCTGAGGAGGAGCCCGGGGTAGGGGGCGGGGGGTTTGCAGGCTCAGGGGAGGGGCTTTGTGTGCTGCCGGAAGAAAGGGGGCGACCTCAGGGGCTGGCCACGGGTGCCCCCTGCAGCagcccctcttctccctctgagacACTTCTTTAACGCCTTGGGTTCCCAGTCGGGCCACGGGTCTAACCTGAGCTGGCCCCTGGGAAACCTTGTGTGTCCTCTCCCAGCGGATGGGTCCCTTAGGCTTCTGATTGCTTGTGGGTCTCAGCCCGTGGGAGCTGATGGAGCTGTAGTGAGAGACACCAGCTCCCCCTGCCCCGTCCCTCCCCTCCTCGGCCCTGGGGATGCTGTACTGGTAGGTCCCTCCCTAAGCCTCTCCTGCTCATTCCCAGCTCCGTGCTGCCTCCTTGGGTCCTGGGAAAGCTTCCCCCAGGTCGAATCCCTGGCTCCCATAGCTCTTTGGGTCTCCCTCTGCTGGGACCTAAGGACAAGGAGCTGTGGACTCTTGATCAGGTTATATaatatctctgtgcctcagtttcctcatccataagtAGTAAAAAATAACAGTATCTCCTTCATagattgtgaggatcaaatgaattaatatttatttttaaaaatgtagacagGCCCTTAGTAGACAATAAGTGTTACCTGCTAATCTGTACTCTTGAACGAGTGCCATTGCCTCCAGTGCCTGTGTAGGGATGCAGAGATGCGGGTCCTGAAGGAACACCTCTGGCCAGGGCCCATGTGCTGACTTCTTGGACCACTCATCTCCCCCAGTTTCCACCTCCCTTCCCCGGCCCTACCCACACCAGCCTTCTGTCCTCACCTCCCACAGGCCTTTGCTGCTACAACTGCCCTTGATGGGGCCACTCTCCCCGGGTCTTCCTCTGGCTACTTCCTCATCATCATCCAGGTCACCTCCTGGGGGAGGCCTTTCCTCACCACCCAGCAAGGAACCCACCCCATCCTGTCCTCTGTCTTCTTCACCCTGCCATCATCCTGCCTTATTTTCCTGCTAGCATGTTTTACTATCTTTTTCTGTGTCTGAATGTCTCTCCCAGCTagactgtaagttccatgagagTGGGGACCGGGTCTGTCTTATTCACTCTTATATCCAAGCACCTAGAACACTGTTTGGCCCAAAGGAGGAGCTCAGCAacagctgaatgaatgaaatggggAATGATGGGACAGAGCTCAGAGTTCTGCAAGATGCTGCTCCTCTCTCACCTTGACGCCAGTCAACCCCCAATTGCTTCCCTATCTGCTTCAACCGCTCAACgcttttctctcttctgcctcctccagaTGTTGTCTGTCCACCACTGCTcaccaagatggcgaacttcacCCCAGTCAATGGCAGCTCGGGCAACCAATCTGTGCGCCTGGTCACCTCGACCCATAACCGCTACGAGACCGTGGAGATGGTATTCATCGCCACGGTGACAGGCTCGCTGAGCCTGGTGACTGTCGTGGGCAACATCTTGGTGATGCTGTCCATCAAGGTCAACAGGCAGCTGCAGACAGTCAACAACTACTTTCTATTCAGCCTGGCGTGTGCCGATCTCATCATAGGCGCTTTCTCCATGAACCTGTACACTGTGTACATCATCAAGGGCTACTGGCCGCTGGGCGCCGTGGTCTGTGACCTGTGGCTGGCCCTGGACTATGTGGTGAGCAATGCCTCTGTCATGAACCTCCTCATTATCAGCTTTGACCGGTACTTCTGCGTCACCAAGCCCCTCACCTACCCAGCCCGACGCACCACCAAGATGGCGGGCCTCATGATTGCCGCGGCCTGGGTCCTGTCCTTCGTGCTCTGGGCACCTGCCATCTTGTTCTGGCAGTTCATGGTGGGCAAGCGGACAGTGCCCGACAACCAGTGCTTCATCCAGTTCCTGTCCAACCCAGCAGTGACCTTTGGCACAGCCATCGCTGCCTTCTACCTGCCCGTGGTCATCATGACGGTGCTTTACATCCACATCTCCCTGGCCAGTCGCAGCCGCGTTCACAAGCACCGGCCTGAAGGCCCCAAGGAGAAGAAGGCCAAGACCTTAGCTTTCCTTAAGAGCCCCCTGATGAAGCAGAGTGTCAAGAAGCACCCACCAGGGCAAGCCACTCGAGAGGAGCTGCGCAACGGGAAGCTGGAGGAGGCCCCTCCACCAGCCCTGCCACCCCCGCCACGCCCAGTGGCCGAGAAGGACACTTCCAATGAGTCCAGCTCAGGCAGCGCCACCCAGAACACCAAGGAACGGCCGCCCACAGAGCTGTCGACCACAGAGGCCACCACACCTGCCATGCCCGCCCCTGCCCTTCAGCCCCGGGCCCTCAACCCGGCCTCTAAATGGTCCAAGATCCAGATTGTGACGAA
This genomic stretch from Choloepus didactylus isolate mChoDid1 chromosome 6, mChoDid1.pri, whole genome shotgun sequence harbors:
- the CHRM4 gene encoding muscarinic acetylcholine receptor M4, coding for MANFTPVNGSSGNQSVRLVTSTHNRYETVEMVFIATVTGSLSLVTVVGNILVMLSIKVNRQLQTVNNYFLFSLACADLIIGAFSMNLYTVYIIKGYWPLGAVVCDLWLALDYVVSNASVMNLLIISFDRYFCVTKPLTYPARRTTKMAGLMIAAAWVLSFVLWAPAILFWQFMVGKRTVPDNQCFIQFLSNPAVTFGTAIAAFYLPVVIMTVLYIHISLASRSRVHKHRPEGPKEKKAKTLAFLKSPLMKQSVKKHPPGQATREELRNGKLEEAPPPALPPPPRPVAEKDTSNESSSGSATQNTKERPPTELSTTEATTPAMPAPALQPRALNPASKWSKIQIVTKQTGNECVTAIEIVPATPAGMRPAANVARKFASIARNQVRKKRQMAARERKVTRTIFAILLAFILTWTPYNVMVLVNTFCQSCIPDTVWSIGYWLCYVNSTINPACYALCNATFKKTFRHLLLCQYRNIGTAR